The genome window AACTCCTTCATTAAACATTGGTCTAATTAAGCTTTTGGGGTGCAGTAAAGGACCATTTGTCTCGTTGGTTATTGGGCCTCATCCTCTATGGTCACCAGCTTCTGAGCTCTTCTTCCATCTGGTTATTAATTGAATCACTGATGCTCGTCAGTCTTTCCTGTTTTTGGCAcagttttaactttttccttGTTAAACCTTATTTTATTCTATCTTGTTGATACAGTTATATATCACTTACCAAAATAGAGTGAAATAAAGCTTAATGTATAGCATATGTATTTAACACATCTGCttagaatttcaaaaattatgtatAGCAATGCTTtcccacttttaaaattaaagggCAAGTGAACATAGCACATCAGATCTATCTTTCCTTTGAGCCAACAACCACTTTTTGCCTCTCATTGTAAACTTCTATTGTTTGAGTATCATTAGGAATGCACTGAACCTTTAAGTTTCAAACTATTCCAATTAACACTTAAATcctgtcaggcatggtggctcaagcatgaaatcctagcactatgggaggctgaggaggacagaacacttaagctcaggagttcaagaccaatctgggcaacatggtgaaaccctgtctctccaaaaagtacaaaacattagcagggtgtggtggcacatgcctgtagtcccagctactcaagaggctgaggtgggaggatcattcgagcacaggaggttaaggctgcagtgagcagagattgcaccattgtattccagctCAGGTGGctaagtgagacactgtctcaaacaagaacaacagcaacaaacccaattttattcatttttgctatTTCGTTATTACTCTATGATGCTCGAATAGTGCATTATTGGAATGCAAAGACCAGTTAACTTAATGTGGATCAGAATTGTCTATACAAAGGAACCGTACAATCCAccatataaaaaagcaaaagggaaaaaaaggaaaaagaaaagaaaatttaaaaggtcAAACACACTAAGTTGAATGCTTGAACtttattttggagagaaaaattTAGAACGACACAAGGTACACAGAgtgaagtgttttttctttttcaggaccTTGGATTGAATCTTGCACTGTTTTGCTTTCTATCTAGGAAGCTCAGCGACAGCAGAGTTTGGCGAATTGGCCATGTAAAATGCAATTCCCGAAAGAGGACTCAAGGCCTTGACAACGGCGGATTCGGCAACGGCAGGTGCGTCTTGCCTGAGAACCTGTGGAAAGAAGAGAGGACCAGGAACAGTGAGGGAGGTGGGGAAAAGGACAGGTAGAGCCAGACTAACTGAGATAGTCTAAACAAGAGACACTGTATCAGTCATGTTAGGATGGAGAAAATTCATGTCTTTGTCTTAAATGACAAGAAATCGTACTAGCTATGTGTTAGTCATGCAAGATCATAGTTCTTTCCCCATCTGAGTCTATTCAGGACATGTTTATTACCTGCTCCCTGGTAAAACAATATACCTCTCAACCCTGGGGTTATCTACTCTTCATTCTGCTTAATCCATACCCCTAATCTTGACCTCCATGTATGATCTGCATGTCCTAACAAGGCTCCCTAACGCACCTGCATCCGTTTCTGAGATGCTGCATTGTGCATGCTCATGTCATGGACCCAAATACTTTGGTGCTCAAGGAGTCGTTGAAGACCTTCCAAATTCAAattctttgctctctctctcttttttttgtttttaacattttacttatgtacttattttaattgacaaataataattgtgtatatgtatgagaCACAATATGATGTTTGGATCTATGTGTGTATTGTAGAAAGATTTAATTAAGCCTATTAGCCTACATTGAAACACACCCATAGGTTCCTCCGTAGGTTCTAAAAGCTTTACCAATGGACAAAGTAAAATATTCTCTCTATAACTAAGTCTACCCATTTAGACCTACAAATAACTAGTCAGTGTAGGTCTTTCTATCTTAACAGTAgcaaatttcacagaaatatctTGAAActaaaagtcttagaagaaagaaaatcttttagaTGTGTTTGGTTCTCACTGATTAATtcagagatgagaaaatcaaggtcCAGAAAGATTAAGTAAAGTCACTCAAGTGAGGTAGACTTTTCCACACTTGATGCCAGAGCCTGTCTCCAATCCTGTTGTTCTAGATTTTGCAGATCTGCAAGATTGATGTCTCCTACCTGAGTCTCTAAGAGTAGAGAGTCCATTTTCTTCAAAGGAGACAGCAAGGTCCTGGTCGtcttccccaggctgctcctgggTTGCAGCCTCATCAGCTGTTTCCTGGAGTGACTTAGCCTGAGCCAGCAGGGCGAACAGGAGAATGGCAGCAAGGATGGCGAGGGTCCTCATGGCTGGGGTCacctggaggagggagagcaggtgTGGATGTGTGGAGAGTGAGGAGTGAGCCTGGATTTATAGCTCTGCTGGGAGAAGGCCTga of Macaca fascicularis isolate 582-1 chromosome 8, T2T-MFA8v1.1 contains these proteins:
- the LOC135964591 gene encoding neutrophil defensin 6-like, with the translated sequence MRTLAILAAILLFALLAQAKSLQETADEAATQEQPGEDDQDLAVSFEENGLSTLRDSGSQARRTCRCRIRRCQGLESSFGNCILHGQFAKLCCR